One Pseudorasbora parva isolate DD20220531a chromosome 4, ASM2467924v1, whole genome shotgun sequence genomic region harbors:
- the map9 gene encoding microtubule-associated protein 9 codes for MDDEPYSTTLAYTKSPKTSKRTTFQDELKKAVSARANMHSYSDDFDDDVEDGKNDDDDDDDDDDDILNKLLKRQKQKKERFKAGKTKGKINDFKLSDDEEENVKPKKVSFMKTKRTSSPVHFEQLNSMGSADGQHNSSHTTQSRDISQSPSNSYTLEKNQQSDSPFSSLSDKFQPESTLLQKDEQSKSVMRLRNQTESLGRKSLSESPLPLNSENSHWESSIPFTSEGSQWDSPVPLPSEKEEDNQRIGEDGDLPIPQPRERSVKPKLSTGHLVQDMSPRPIPRQRTANICDTGQLEEETHAETPAFSRTATSSMSIPFSNRSSSEKSHTSYNDSVQGPDEHRAMSEKSNTQSCSTAEQVSEAPATAGSVASDESKERDILALFEEKHESSQDNLDHTSTPESRMSRKSTDRPPSSRSSSSRKSKSSYTVESKYLGTLKILDQRTQETQQVPEAADSLRAAVYQEWLKKKEETLKITRRAKKLEEKLKEEKMQEEKLTKIADAKASYDAWKEKKSEVIKKKIQEKLKAINQQQLEMDKKQEKQETAKQVFEKWKEEHDSILKDRIKEKKQTERKEKLQQIREKEERKKDNTSAFTEWSDRKKDVIEEKVRAERRKVKIKEVEEEYEKEEKEKMALEMYNKWLRRKEFQQKREKNEKRIQAILQDEPPPPWSPPNKTIPFGK; via the exons ATGGATGACGAGCCTTATTCTACAACGCTTGCTTACACGAAAAGCCCTAAAACATCCAAAAGAACAACTTTTCAG GATGAGCTAAAGAAAGCTGTGTCTGCTAGAGCCAACATGCATAGTTACTCTGATGACTTTGACGATGATGTTGAAGATGGTaaaaatgatgatgatgatgatgatgatgatgatgatg ACATACTGAACAAACTTCTTAAAAgacaaaaacagaaaaaggaGAGATTCAAAGCTGGGAAGACAAAAGGCAAAATCAATGATTTCAAGCTATCAGACGATGAAGAAGAAAATGTCAAACCCAAAAAAGTATCTTTCATGAAAACCAAAAGGACCAGCTCACCTGTGCATTTTGAACAGCTAAACTCCATGGGAAGTGCAGATGGTCAGCATAATTCTTCTCATACCACCCAGTCCAGGGATATTTCTCAAAGTCCAAGCAATTCTTACACTCTAGAGAAAAATCAACAGTCAGATTCCCCTTTTTCCTCACTCTCTGACAAGTTCCAGCCAGAATCCACTTTACTCCAGAAGGATGAGCAGTCAAAATCAGTAATGAGGCTGAGGAACCAAACAGAATCGCTGGGGAGAAAGAGTCTGTCAGAATCTCCACTGCCACTAAACTCTGAGAATAGCCATTGGGAATCTTCCATACCTTTTACATCAGAAGGCTCCCAGTGGGACAGTCCAGTACCACTGCCTTCAGAAAAAGAGGAGGACAACCAAAGGATTGGTGAAGATGGTGACCTACCCATTCCTCAACCCCGGGAGAGAAGTGTTAAACCAAAACTCTCAACAG GCCATCTTGTTCAAGACATGTCACCCAGACCCATTCCCAGACAGAGGACAGCAAATATATGTGACACTGGTCAGTTAGAAGAGGAAACACACGCAGAAACCCCTGCCTTCAGCAGAACAGCCACATCCTCTATGTCTATACCCTTCTCCAACAGATCTTCTTCTGAGAAGAGTCATACCTCTTACAATGACAGTGTTCAG GGTCCAGATGAACACCGGGCCATGTCAGAAAAGTCCAATACACAGTCTTGTTCAACAGCAGAGCAAGTGTCTGAGGCTCCAGCCACTGCAGGCAGTG TTGCCTCAGACGAGAGTAAAGAGAGAGACATCTTAGCATTATTTGAAGAAAAGCAT GAGAGTTCCCAGGATAACCTTGACCACACGTCAACCCCAGAGAGCCGAATGTCTAGAAAATCCACAGACAG ACCTCCAAGCTCCCGGTCATCCAGTtccagaaagtccaaaagctcATATACAGTGGAATCCAAATACCTGGGAACATTGAAGATTTTGGATCAGAGGACACAGGAAACCCAACAGGTTCCAGAAGCAGCAGATTCACTCAGAGCTGCTGTGTACCAG GAATGgctaaaaaagaaagaagaaactTTAAAAATAACAAGGAGGGCAAAAAAGCTGGAAGAGAAATTGAAAGAGGAGAAAATGCAG GAGGAAAAGCTCACTAAAATTGCAGATGCAAAGGCCTCTTATGATGCATGGAAAGAGAAAAAATCTGAAGTCATCAAAAAGAAAATCCAAGAAAAACTGAAGGCAATCAACCAACAACAATTGGAAATGgataaaaaacaagaaaaacagGAAACCGCTAAACAG GTTTTTGAGAAGTGGAAAGAGGAGCATGATAGTATCCTTAAAGACAGAATAAAGGAAAAGAAGCAGACTGAGAGAAAAGAGAAACTACAGCAGATCAGAGAGAAAGAGGAAAGAAAGAAGGACAACACCTCTGCTTTCACTGAATG GAGTGACAGAAAGAAGGATGTCATTGAAGAGAAGGTAAGGGCAGAACGAAGGAAGGTCAAAATAAAGGAAGTGGAGGAGGAATATGAAAAggaggaaaaagaaaaaatggccTTGGAGATGTACAACAAATGGCTG AGAAGAAAAGAGTTTCaacaaaaaagagagaaaaatgaAAAGAGGATACAGGCTATTCTTCAGGATGAACCCCCTCCACCCTGGAGTCCACCTAATAAAACCATCCCATTTGGAAAATAA
- the npy2r gene encoding neuropeptide Y receptor type 2, which translates to MLNMDIRNEMNTSEDETLSSLIQSTNCCTPAAIQVNGVLYGLEDSTKLVGVQVILILAYSTIIVFGVAGNSLVIYVVYKFRNLHTVTNFFIVNLAVADLLVNTLCLPFTLMYTLYGEWKFGQVMCYLLPYAQGLAVHVSTITLNVIALDRYRSIVYHMETKMSKDMCIVVIAITWVASAILASPLAIFREYVTFDLTAEQTIQGCAEKWPGSSTDGTIYSIAMFLLQYGLPLSIISFAYTRIWIKLRNHVSPGGGRSDRHQRRQKTTKMLVAVVVVFTVSWLPFHAFQLAVDIDSSVLEMKDFKLLYTAFHIVAMCSTFANPILYGWMNRNYRKSFVAVFKCGRLNNGMRRVCSSEKVNEKCTRNKQNTISVVFKQENTLL; encoded by the coding sequence ATGCTAAACATGGATATAAGAAACGAAATGAACACATCTGAAGACGAAACCCTGAGCTCCTTAATTCAGTCCACAAACTGTTGTACACCAGCTGCTATCCAAGTTAATGGTGTCTTATATGGTCTGGAAGACAGTACAAAACTGGTGGGTGTTCAAGTGATCTTGATTTTGGCTTACAGCACCATCATCGTCTTTGGTGTGGCCGGCAATTCTTTGGTCATATATGTCGTGTACAAGTTTAGAAATTTACACACGGTTACTAACTTTTTCATTGTCAACTTGGCTGTAGCAGACCTGTTGGTCAACACATTGTGTTTACCTTTTACTTTGATGTACACTCTCTATGGAGAGTGGAAATTCGGACAGGTGATGTGCTACTTGCTGCCGTATGCACAAGGCTTAGCGGTCCACGTTTCGACCATCACACTCAACGTTATAGCGCTTGACAGGTACCGTAGCATTGTCTACCACATGGAAACCAAGATGTCCAAAGACATGTGCATAGTCGTGATTGCCATTACCTGGGTGGCAAGCGCGATCCTTGCCAGCCCTCTAGCTATCTTCCGTGAATATGTGACCTTCGACTTAACGGCTGAGCAGACAATTCAGGGTTGCGCGGAGAAGTGGCCTGGAAGTAGCACGGATGGGACAATCTACAGCATCGCCATGTTCCTTCTGCAGTACGGGCTGCCACTGTCTATCATTTCTTTTGCTTACACTCGAATCTGGATCAAGCTAAGAAATCATGTCAGCCCCGGCGGTGGCCGTAGCGACCGCCATCAACGGCGACAGAAGACGACGAAAATGCTGGTGGCTGTAGTGGTGGTCTTCACCGTTAGCTGGCTGCCCTTTCACGCCTTCCAGCTGGCTGTGGATATTGATAGCAGTGTATTGGAAATGAAAGACTTCAAATTGCTCTATACGGCTTTCCATATTGTGGCCATGTGCTCCACATTTGCCAATCCCATCCTTTATGGCTGGATGAACAGGAACTATAGAAAATCTTTTGTGGCCGTGTTCAAGTGTGGAAGGTTAAACAATGGAATGAGAAGAGTTTGTAGCAGTGAGAAAGTAAATGAGAAATGTACACGCAATAAGCAAAACACAATCAGTGTTGTCTTTAAACAAGAAAACACTCTGCTGTGA